A region of Piscinibacter gummiphilus DNA encodes the following proteins:
- a CDS encoding M16 family metallopeptidase: MLHRILSVAVGLTAALFIQTSSAQGLPAGVSQVRTVEGITEYRLANGLQVLLVPDDSKPTTTVNMTYHVGSRQENYGETGMAHLLEHLLFKGSKKHPTVWAEFTKRGLAANGSTWFDRTNYFASFASNEDNLRWYLGWQADAMVNSFIARKDLDTEMTVVRNEMEMGENNPQRILFEKTLATMYQWHNYGKNTIGARADVENVDIPRLQAFYRTYYQPDNATLIVSGKFDPEKVLRWIAADFRAIPKPTRKLPVQYTLDPVQDGERSVTLRRVGGVPLIFAGYHVPPGPSPDFAAVELLNLVMGDTPSGRLHKRLTEKQLAAATYAFAEGLAEPGFTLFGAQLAPGQDVDKARAAMLETLESVASEPVTDEEFKRAQAKWLNDWDQAFTNPEKVGVSLSESVAQGDWRLFFLQRDQVKALKREDVQRVATERLVTSNRTLGLYLPTEKPVRAPAPAKVDVAAELKTFKPQQAAKAVESFDATPANIDRRTERFEVGNLKVAVLPKGSRGNAVRAVMTLHFGDEKTLAGTNDLPSFVAELLDKGTATLSRQQVQDRLDALKTELSVSGSGGAVSIGLQTRREHLAEAVALVADLLRHPAFPEDALDELKRQSLASIEQNRREPGALASNTIARHGNPYPRGDVRYARTFDEMVQDIQGITNEKVKAFHQRFYGLQRAEFGAAGDIDVPALKAALQAGFGDWRGGEPYTRVPDPIVPIKPERFMVATPDKQNANFLARLEVPLTDMDADYPALSMANYLLGGGGNSRLWKRIRETEGLSYDVRTGVSWNTQEPNSAWTASAIFAPGNQPKVEVAFNDELAKALKDGFTAQELSEGKNGLLSFRRLSRAQDGVLASTLASNLHLGRTFEVSAKVDDALSKLTLQQVNDALRRYVKPDDLVKVFAGDFKKKP; the protein is encoded by the coding sequence ATGCTGCATCGAATCCTGTCCGTCGCCGTCGGTCTCACCGCGGCCCTGTTCATCCAAACGAGTTCTGCCCAGGGCCTGCCGGCCGGGGTCAGCCAGGTCCGGACGGTGGAGGGCATCACCGAGTACCGTCTCGCCAACGGCCTGCAGGTGCTGCTGGTGCCCGACGACTCCAAGCCCACCACCACGGTCAACATGACGTACCACGTGGGCTCGCGCCAGGAGAACTATGGCGAAACGGGCATGGCCCACCTGCTGGAGCACCTGCTGTTCAAGGGCTCGAAGAAACACCCCACCGTGTGGGCCGAGTTCACGAAGCGGGGTCTGGCCGCCAACGGCAGCACCTGGTTCGACCGCACCAACTACTTCGCGAGCTTCGCCAGCAACGAGGACAACCTGCGCTGGTACCTCGGCTGGCAGGCCGACGCCATGGTCAACAGCTTCATCGCGCGCAAGGACCTCGACACCGAGATGACCGTGGTGCGCAACGAGATGGAGATGGGCGAGAACAACCCGCAGCGCATCCTCTTCGAGAAGACGCTCGCCACGATGTACCAGTGGCACAACTACGGCAAGAACACCATCGGCGCGCGGGCCGACGTCGAGAACGTCGACATCCCGCGCCTGCAGGCCTTCTACCGCACGTACTACCAGCCCGACAACGCGACGCTGATCGTCTCCGGCAAGTTCGATCCCGAGAAGGTGCTGCGCTGGATCGCCGCCGACTTCCGCGCCATCCCGAAGCCCACGCGCAAGCTGCCCGTGCAATACACGCTCGACCCGGTGCAGGACGGCGAACGCAGCGTCACGCTGCGCCGCGTGGGCGGCGTGCCGCTGATCTTCGCGGGCTACCACGTGCCGCCGGGCCCGAGCCCCGACTTCGCCGCCGTCGAGCTGCTCAACCTCGTGATGGGCGACACCCCGTCGGGCCGCCTGCACAAGCGCCTGACCGAGAAGCAGCTGGCCGCCGCCACCTATGCGTTCGCGGAGGGCCTGGCCGAGCCCGGCTTCACGCTGTTCGGCGCGCAACTCGCGCCGGGGCAGGACGTCGACAAGGCGCGGGCCGCGATGCTCGAGACGCTGGAGTCGGTGGCCTCCGAACCCGTCACCGACGAGGAGTTCAAGCGTGCCCAGGCCAAGTGGCTCAACGACTGGGACCAGGCCTTCACGAACCCCGAGAAGGTGGGTGTGTCGCTCAGCGAAAGCGTGGCCCAGGGCGACTGGCGCCTGTTCTTCCTGCAGCGTGACCAGGTCAAGGCACTGAAGCGCGAGGACGTGCAGCGCGTGGCCACCGAGCGGCTCGTGACGAGCAACCGTACGCTGGGCCTGTACCTGCCCACCGAAAAGCCGGTGCGCGCGCCGGCCCCGGCGAAGGTGGACGTGGCGGCCGAGCTGAAGACGTTCAAGCCGCAGCAGGCCGCCAAGGCCGTCGAATCGTTCGATGCCACGCCGGCCAACATCGACCGCCGCACCGAACGTTTCGAGGTCGGGAACCTCAAGGTGGCCGTGCTGCCGAAGGGGTCGCGCGGCAATGCGGTGCGCGCCGTGATGACGCTGCACTTCGGCGACGAGAAGACGCTGGCCGGCACCAACGACCTGCCGTCGTTCGTGGCCGAACTGCTCGACAAGGGCACGGCCACCTTGAGCCGCCAGCAGGTGCAGGACCGCCTGGACGCCCTCAAGACCGAACTCTCGGTGAGCGGCTCGGGCGGTGCGGTGAGCATCGGCCTGCAGACGCGCCGCGAGCACCTCGCCGAGGCGGTGGCGCTGGTGGCCGACCTGCTGCGCCACCCGGCGTTCCCGGAGGACGCGCTCGACGAGCTCAAGCGCCAGTCGCTCGCCTCCATCGAGCAGAACCGGCGCGAGCCGGGGGCGCTGGCCTCCAACACCATCGCCCGCCACGGCAACCCGTACCCGCGCGGCGACGTGCGCTACGCCCGCACGTTCGACGAGATGGTGCAGGACATCCAGGGCATCACGAACGAGAAGGTGAAGGCCTTCCACCAGCGCTTCTACGGCCTGCAGCGCGCCGAGTTCGGCGCCGCCGGCGACATCGACGTCCCCGCGCTGAAGGCCGCGCTGCAGGCCGGCTTCGGCGACTGGCGCGGCGGCGAGCCGTACACCCGCGTACCGGACCCCATCGTGCCCATCAAGCCCGAACGCTTCATGGTGGCCACGCCCGACAAGCAGAACGCCAACTTCCTCGCCCGCCTCGAGGTGCCGCTGACCGACATGGACGCCGACTACCCGGCGTTGTCGATGGCGAACTACCTGCTGGGCGGCGGCGGCAACTCGCGGCTGTGGAAACGCATCCGCGAGACCGAGGGCCTGTCGTACGACGTGCGCACCGGCGTCAGCTGGAACACGCAGGAGCCCAACTCGGCGTGGACGGCCTCGGCCATCTTCGCGCCGGGGAACCAGCCGAAGGTCGAAGTTGCGTTCAACGACGAACTGGCGAAGGCGCTGAAGGACGGCTTCACGGCGCAGGAGCTGTCGGAAGGCAAGAACGGCCTGCTGTCGTTCCGCCGCCTGTCGCGCGCGCAGGACGGTGTGCTCGCGTCCACGCTCGCGAGCAACCTGCACCTGGGCCGCACGTTCGAGGTGTCGGCCAAGGTGGACGACGCGCTGTCGAAGCTGACGCTGCAGCAGGTCAACGACGCGCTGCGCCGGTACGTGAAGCCCGACGATCTGGTGAAAGTCTTCGCGGGCGACTTCAAGAAGAAGCCGTAA
- the ppa gene encoding inorganic diphosphatase — protein MSLDKVTPGAKAPDQFNVIIEIPMNADPVKYEVDKESGALFVDRFMSTAMHYPCNYGYIPQTLSDDGDPVDVLVITPFPLFPGVVVPCRPIGILKMEDEAGGDAKLLAVPIDKILPIYTHWQKPEDMNPLRLKTIQHFFEHYKDLEPGKWVKVTGWDGPDAAKKEVSDGIAAYAKSQKA, from the coding sequence ATGAGCCTGGACAAAGTGACCCCCGGGGCCAAAGCGCCCGACCAGTTCAACGTCATCATCGAGATCCCGATGAACGCCGACCCCGTCAAGTACGAGGTGGACAAGGAGAGCGGGGCCCTGTTCGTGGACCGCTTCATGAGCACCGCGATGCACTACCCGTGCAACTACGGCTACATCCCCCAGACGCTGTCGGATGACGGGGACCCGGTCGACGTGCTCGTGATCACGCCGTTCCCGCTGTTCCCGGGCGTCGTGGTGCCGTGCCGTCCCATCGGCATCCTGAAGATGGAAGACGAGGCCGGCGGCGACGCCAAGCTGCTCGCCGTGCCCATCGACAAGATCCTGCCGATCTACACGCACTGGCAGAAGCCGGAAGACATGAACCCGCTGCGCCTGAAGACGATCCAGCACTTCTTCGAGCACTACAAGGACCTGGAACCCGGCAAGTGGGTCAAGGTCACGGGCTGGGACGGCCCGGACGCCGCGAAGAAGGAAGTCAGCGACGGCATCGCGGCCTACGCGAAGTCGCAGAAGGCCTGA
- a CDS encoding sulfate ABC transporter substrate-binding protein → MKTAAVTRRAALAAVASSLLIGAAPAALAAGPTLLNVSYDVAREFYKNYNPVFIAYWKKTSGEDITINQSHGGSSKQARSVADGLEADVITMNQANDIDFLHTQGNLVPADWAKRLPNNSAPSTSTSVILVRKGNPKGIKEWADLGKPGVSVVIPNPKVTGNGRYTYLAAWGSVIKSGGDAAKAKDTVTKIFANVPVFDGGGRAATTTFAQRNIGDALATFESEVPLILREFGGDFDVVYPSTSILAENPVSVIDKVVDRKGTRKQAEAYLKYLWSDEGQEIVAQHNLRPRSEKVLAKYAKQFPKINLFTVDEVFGGWTKAQKDHFDDGGTYDQVIAAAKKR, encoded by the coding sequence ATGAAAACTGCCGCCGTTACCCGCCGCGCCGCCCTGGCCGCCGTCGCCTCCTCGCTGCTGATCGGTGCCGCGCCGGCCGCCCTGGCCGCCGGCCCCACGCTGCTGAACGTCAGCTACGACGTGGCCCGCGAGTTCTACAAGAACTACAACCCGGTGTTCATCGCCTACTGGAAGAAGACCTCCGGCGAGGACATCACGATCAACCAGTCCCACGGCGGCTCCAGCAAGCAGGCCCGCAGCGTGGCCGACGGCCTCGAGGCCGACGTGATCACGATGAACCAGGCCAACGACATCGACTTCCTGCACACGCAGGGCAACCTCGTGCCGGCCGACTGGGCCAAGCGCCTGCCGAACAACAGTGCGCCCAGCACGTCGACCTCGGTCATCCTGGTCCGCAAGGGCAACCCGAAGGGCATCAAGGAATGGGCCGACCTCGGCAAGCCGGGCGTGTCGGTCGTGATCCCGAACCCCAAGGTCACCGGCAACGGCCGCTACACCTACCTCGCGGCCTGGGGCTCCGTGATCAAGAGCGGCGGTGATGCCGCGAAGGCCAAGGACACCGTGACGAAGATCTTCGCGAACGTGCCGGTGTTCGACGGCGGCGGCCGCGCCGCCACCACCACGTTCGCCCAGCGCAACATCGGCGACGCGCTCGCCACGTTCGAGAGCGAAGTGCCCCTGATCCTGCGCGAGTTCGGCGGCGACTTCGACGTCGTCTACCCGAGCACCAGCATCCTGGCCGAGAACCCGGTGTCGGTGATCGACAAGGTGGTGGACCGCAAGGGCACCCGCAAGCAGGCCGAGGCCTACCTGAAGTACCTGTGGTCCGACGAAGGCCAGGAGATCGTCGCGCAGCACAACCTGCGCCCGCGTTCGGAGAAGGTGCTCGCCAAGTACGCGAAGCAGTTCCCGAAGATCAACCTGTTCACGGTCGACGAGGTGTTCGGCGGCTGGACCAAGGCCCAGAAGGACCACTTCGACGACGGCGGCACCTACGACCAGGTGATCGCGGCCGCGAAGAAGCGCTGA
- the cysW gene encoding sulfate ABC transporter permease subunit CysW, with protein sequence MTALNSSTAPVPTTTPGGQVRRSALAATAEPVWVRWGLIAVALVFLTLFLFVPLVAVFVEALKKGWDVYLAAIVEPDAWHAIKLTLIAAAISVPLNLVFGLAAAWAIAKFDFRGKNVLLTLIDLPFSVSPVIVGLIYMLVFGLQGWFGEWLRDHDLKIVFAVPGIVLATVFVTFPFIARELIPLMQAQGQEQEEAARVLGASGWQMFWRVTLPNVKWALLYGVILCNARAMGEFGAVSVVSGHIRGQTNTMPLHIEILYNEYQFAAAFAVASLLAGLALVTMALKYIVERRVRNEVRLASENQGNHS encoded by the coding sequence ATGACTGCATTGAATTCCTCCACCGCCCCGGTGCCCACCACCACCCCGGGCGGCCAGGTGCGCCGCTCCGCGCTCGCCGCCACCGCCGAACCCGTCTGGGTGCGCTGGGGGCTGATCGCCGTCGCGCTCGTGTTCCTGACGCTGTTCCTGTTCGTGCCGCTCGTCGCGGTGTTCGTCGAGGCCCTGAAGAAGGGCTGGGACGTGTACCTCGCGGCCATCGTCGAACCGGACGCGTGGCACGCCATCAAGCTGACGCTGATCGCCGCCGCCATCTCGGTGCCGCTGAACCTCGTGTTCGGCCTGGCCGCCGCTTGGGCCATCGCGAAGTTCGACTTCCGCGGGAAGAACGTGCTGCTCACGCTGATCGACCTGCCGTTCTCGGTGTCGCCGGTGATCGTGGGCCTGATCTACATGCTCGTGTTCGGCCTGCAGGGCTGGTTCGGCGAGTGGCTGCGCGACCACGACCTGAAGATCGTGTTCGCGGTGCCGGGCATCGTGCTGGCCACCGTGTTCGTCACGTTCCCGTTCATCGCCCGCGAACTGATCCCGCTGATGCAGGCCCAGGGCCAGGAGCAGGAGGAGGCCGCGCGTGTGCTCGGCGCCTCGGGCTGGCAGATGTTCTGGCGTGTCACGCTGCCCAACGTCAAGTGGGCACTGTTGTACGGCGTGATCCTCTGCAACGCCCGCGCGATGGGCGAGTTCGGCGCGGTGTCGGTCGTCTCCGGCCACATCCGCGGGCAGACCAACACGATGCCGCTGCACATCGAGATCCTCTACAACGAATACCAGTTCGCGGCGGCGTTCGCGGTGGCCTCGCTGCTGGCCGGCCTCGCCCTCGTCACCATGGCGCTGAAGTACATCGTCGAGCGCCGCGTCCGGAACGAAGTGCGCCTCGCGAGCGAGAACCAAGGAAACCACTCATGA
- a CDS encoding CysB family HTH-type transcriptional regulator: MNFQQLRSVREAVRCGFNLTEVAKVLHTSQPGVSRQIRELEEELGVDLFVRAGKRLTSLTEVGTLIVPIVENMLNDADNLRRAGEEFTKQANGRLSIAATHSQARYALPGAVRDFRQRYPNVTLNLHQGSPEQVAEMLISGEADIGIATEALNKFDNLVALPCYRWTHSVIVPPDHPLLDGQPLTLERLASFPIITYNAGYTGRMHIDEAFEAAGLSLDLVLTAMDADVIKTYVELGLGVGIVASIAFDEERDRSLRAIDAGHLFSINLTKLAVRRGSFLRSYVYDFIETFASTLTHDVVQKAMATRPGERIEL, translated from the coding sequence ATGAACTTCCAACAACTGCGCTCGGTCCGTGAAGCGGTCCGCTGCGGCTTCAACCTCACCGAAGTCGCCAAGGTGCTGCACACCTCGCAACCCGGCGTGAGCCGGCAGATCCGCGAGCTCGAGGAAGAGCTCGGCGTCGACCTGTTCGTGCGCGCGGGCAAGCGCCTCACGTCGCTCACCGAGGTGGGCACGCTGATCGTGCCCATCGTCGAGAACATGCTCAACGACGCCGACAACCTGCGTCGCGCCGGCGAGGAGTTCACGAAGCAGGCCAACGGGCGGCTCTCGATCGCCGCCACGCACTCGCAGGCACGCTACGCGCTGCCGGGCGCCGTGCGCGACTTCCGCCAGCGCTACCCCAACGTCACGCTGAACCTGCACCAGGGCTCGCCCGAGCAGGTGGCCGAGATGCTCATCTCCGGCGAGGCCGACATCGGCATCGCCACCGAGGCGCTGAACAAGTTCGACAACCTGGTCGCCCTGCCCTGCTACCGCTGGACGCACAGCGTGATCGTGCCGCCCGACCACCCGCTGCTCGACGGCCAGCCGCTCACGCTCGAGCGCCTCGCGTCGTTCCCCATCATCACGTACAACGCCGGCTACACGGGCCGCATGCACATCGACGAGGCCTTCGAGGCCGCCGGCCTGTCGCTCGACCTCGTGCTGACCGCGATGGACGCCGACGTCATCAAGACCTACGTCGAGCTGGGCCTGGGCGTGGGCATCGTCGCCTCCATCGCCTTCGACGAGGAGCGCGACCGCTCCCTGCGCGCCATCGACGCCGGCCACCTGTTCTCGATCAACCTCACGAAGCTCGCGGTGCGTCGCGGCAGCTTCCTGCGCAGCTACGTGTACGACTTCATCGAGACCTTCGCCTCGACGCTGACGCACGACGTGGTGCAGAAGGCCATGGCCACGCGGCCGGGCGAGCGCATCGAGCTCTGA
- a CDS encoding sulfate/molybdate ABC transporter ATP-binding protein — translation MSIQIRNLNKRFGATVVCDNLNLDIPSGELVALLGPSGSGKTSLLRIIAGLERPDSGSVLFHGADTTHDDVRDRNVGFVFQHYALFAHMSIFENVAFGLRVRPKATRPSEAKIREKVMDLLKLVQLDWIADRFPHQLSGGQRQRIALARALAVEPKVLLLDEPFGALDAKVRKELRRWLRRLHDEVHVTSVFVTHDQDEAMEVADRVVVMNKGRIEQDGTPDEVYDRPATPFVLQFLGDVNLFHGRFGHAPGGSVEPGDVSYVRPHELEILAAPQDGALPVTLSQALTVGPQTRIEFKRVDDGSYVDVEMPRSEYNALRDRLNLVTGSQVHLLPRRVTRFAAGQNPVVEQVDPAALI, via the coding sequence ATGAGCATCCAGATCCGCAACCTCAACAAGCGCTTCGGGGCCACGGTCGTCTGCGACAACCTGAACCTCGACATCCCGTCGGGTGAACTCGTCGCGCTGCTGGGCCCGTCGGGCTCGGGCAAGACCTCGCTGCTGCGCATCATCGCGGGCCTCGAGCGTCCGGACTCGGGTTCGGTGCTGTTCCACGGCGCCGACACCACGCACGACGACGTGCGCGACCGCAACGTCGGCTTCGTGTTCCAGCACTACGCGCTCTTCGCGCACATGAGCATCTTCGAGAACGTCGCGTTCGGCCTGCGCGTGCGGCCGAAGGCCACGCGTCCGAGCGAGGCGAAGATCCGCGAGAAGGTGATGGACCTGCTCAAGCTCGTGCAGCTCGACTGGATCGCCGACCGCTTCCCGCACCAGCTCTCCGGCGGGCAACGCCAGCGCATCGCGCTCGCGCGGGCGCTCGCGGTGGAGCCGAAGGTGCTGCTGCTCGACGAGCCGTTCGGTGCGCTCGACGCGAAGGTGCGCAAGGAACTGCGCCGCTGGCTGCGCCGCCTGCACGACGAGGTGCATGTCACCAGCGTGTTCGTGACCCACGACCAGGACGAGGCCATGGAAGTGGCCGACCGCGTGGTGGTGATGAACAAGGGCCGCATCGAGCAGGACGGCACGCCGGACGAGGTGTACGACCGTCCGGCCACGCCGTTCGTGCTGCAGTTCCTCGGCGACGTGAACCTGTTCCACGGCCGCTTCGGGCACGCCCCGGGCGGCTCGGTGGAGCCGGGCGACGTGAGCTACGTGCGCCCGCACGAGCTCGAGATCCTCGCCGCGCCGCAGGACGGCGCGCTGCCGGTCACGCTGTCGCAGGCGCTCACGGTGGGCCCGCAGACCCGCATCGAGTTCAAGCGGGTGGACGACGGCAGCTACGTCGACGTCGAGATGCCGCGCAGCGAGTACAACGCGTTGCGCGACCGCCTGAACCTCGTCACCGGCAGCCAGGTGCACCTGCTGCCGCGCCGTGTCACGCGGTTCGCGGCGGGGCAGAACCCGGTGGTGGAGCAGGTGGATCCGGCGGCGTTGATCTGA
- the cysT gene encoding sulfate ABC transporter permease subunit CysT — translation MFLSRTLLKRHSVLPGFDLALGFTVFYLCVIVLIPLSAAFLKTFTLTWPQFWDTVTSPRVMASYRLTFGASFAAAVMNGFFGLIIAWVLVRYEFFGKRFVDALVDLPFALPTAVAGIALTALYAANGWIGQFLAPLGIKVSYTPVGVFVALTFIGLPFVVRTLQPVLEDLQKELEEAAATLGASRWQTFTRVLFPIMMPALLTGFALAFARALGEYGSVIFIAGNMPMVSEITPLLIITKLEQYDYAGATAIAVVLLVVSFVMLLAINLIQAWARKRQGG, via the coding sequence ATGTTCCTCTCCCGCACGCTCCTGAAGCGGCACAGCGTGCTCCCGGGCTTCGACCTGGCGCTCGGCTTCACGGTGTTCTACCTGTGTGTCATCGTGCTGATCCCGCTGTCGGCCGCGTTCCTGAAGACGTTCACGCTCACCTGGCCGCAGTTCTGGGACACGGTCACGTCGCCCCGCGTGATGGCGTCGTACCGGCTCACCTTCGGCGCCTCGTTCGCCGCCGCCGTGATGAACGGCTTCTTCGGCCTGATCATCGCGTGGGTGCTCGTGCGCTACGAGTTCTTCGGCAAGCGTTTCGTCGACGCGCTCGTGGACCTGCCGTTCGCGCTGCCCACGGCTGTCGCCGGCATCGCGCTCACCGCGCTCTACGCGGCCAACGGCTGGATCGGGCAGTTCCTCGCGCCGCTCGGCATCAAGGTGTCGTACACGCCCGTCGGCGTGTTCGTGGCGCTGACCTTCATCGGCCTGCCGTTCGTCGTGCGCACGCTGCAACCGGTGCTGGAAGACCTGCAGAAGGAACTCGAGGAGGCCGCGGCCACGCTCGGCGCTTCCCGCTGGCAGACCTTCACCCGCGTGCTGTTCCCGATCATGATGCCGGCGCTGCTGACCGGCTTCGCGCTGGCCTTCGCCCGCGCGCTCGGCGAGTACGGCTCGGTGATCTTCATCGCCGGCAACATGCCGATGGTGTCCGAGATCACGCCGCTGCTGATCATCACGAAGCTCGAGCAGTACGACTACGCGGGCGCCACCGCCATCGCCGTGGTGCTGCTGGTGGTGTCGTTCGTGATGCTGCTGGCCATCAACCTGATCCAGGCCTGGGCGCGCAAGCGCCAGGGGGGCTGA
- a CDS encoding sigma-70 family RNA polymerase sigma factor: MLVDSNELTLVDVFIAHRPQLRAIARKIVGTADLADEVTQDAYLRVVEGVPTRRILQPLYYCCQVVRNIAIDHLRRVSLETRVRVFTDDGDVPEVPVSCTSEQRLDDRRLIAAIDQALAGLPARTRQAFELFRLGDVTQREIGARLGCSATLVNFMVKDAQKALEGLKSRRDLFD, translated from the coding sequence ATGCTGGTCGATTCGAACGAACTGACACTGGTCGACGTATTCATTGCCCATCGGCCCCAGCTCCGCGCCATCGCCCGCAAGATCGTGGGCACCGCGGACCTGGCGGACGAGGTGACACAGGACGCCTACCTGCGGGTGGTCGAGGGCGTGCCCACGCGGCGCATCCTGCAGCCGCTCTACTACTGCTGCCAGGTGGTGCGCAACATCGCCATCGACCACCTGCGGCGCGTGTCGCTCGAAACCCGCGTGCGCGTGTTCACCGACGACGGCGACGTGCCGGAGGTGCCCGTGTCGTGCACCTCCGAGCAGCGCCTCGACGACCGCCGCCTGATCGCCGCGATCGACCAGGCGCTCGCGGGCCTGCCGGCGCGCACGCGCCAGGCGTTCGAACTCTTCCGCCTCGGCGACGTCACCCAGCGCGAGATCGGCGCGCGCCTCGGGTGCTCGGCCACGCTCGTGAACTTCATGGTGAAGGACGCGCAGAAGGCGCTCGAAGGCCTGAAGTCGCGGCGCGATCTGTTCGACTGA
- a CDS encoding peroxiredoxin has protein sequence MASLRLGDTAPDFTQQSSAGEIRFHDWLGSSWGVLFSHPADFTPVCTTELGLTAKLKDEFAKRNVKAIALSVDPLESHVKWIEDINTTQKTVVGFPILADADRKVAELYDLIHPNASTTATVRSLFVIDPNKKVRLIITYPASTGRNFDEILRVIDSLQLTDSHSVATPGNWKDGDDVVIVPSIQDPEVIKQKFPKGYTAVTPYLRLTPQPNK, from the coding sequence ATGGCCAGCCTGCGACTCGGCGACACCGCCCCCGATTTCACCCAGCAATCCAGCGCCGGCGAGATCCGTTTCCACGACTGGCTCGGCAGCAGCTGGGGCGTGCTGTTCTCCCACCCGGCAGACTTCACGCCGGTGTGCACCACCGAGCTGGGCCTGACCGCCAAGCTCAAGGACGAGTTCGCAAAGCGCAACGTCAAGGCCATCGCGCTGTCGGTCGACCCGCTCGAGTCCCATGTGAAGTGGATCGAGGACATCAACACCACGCAGAAGACCGTCGTGGGCTTCCCGATCCTGGCCGACGCCGACCGCAAGGTCGCCGAGCTGTACGACCTGATCCACCCGAACGCCAGCACCACGGCCACCGTGCGCTCGCTGTTCGTGATCGACCCGAACAAGAAGGTGCGCCTGATCATCACGTACCCGGCCAGCACCGGCCGCAACTTCGACGAGATCCTGCGCGTGATCGACTCGCTGCAGCTCACCGATTCGCACAGCGTCGCCACGCCCGGCAACTGGAAGGACGGCGACGACGTGGTCATCGTCCCGTCGATCCAGGACCCCGAGGTCATCAAGCAGAAGTTCCCGAAGGGCTACACGGCCGTCACGCCGTACCTGCGCCTCACGCCCCAGCCCAACAAGTAA
- a CDS encoding FecR/PupR family sigma factor regulator: protein MAWTWIQRQHATPTLDDQAARELAQWLDADPRHRAAYDQASRLWFVAGFVPPANPIDIPDAP, encoded by the coding sequence ATGGCCTGGACCTGGATCCAGCGGCAGCACGCCACCCCGACCCTCGACGACCAGGCGGCGCGTGAACTCGCGCAGTGGCTCGATGCCGATCCGCGCCACCGCGCGGCCTACGACCAGGCGAGCCGGCTCTGGTTCGTCGCGGGCTTCGTGCCGCCCGCGAACCCCATCGACATCCCCGACGCGCCCTGA
- a CDS encoding SRPBCC domain-containing protein, whose amino-acid sequence MPPLTVTHHFDVPAERVFDSWLDAALIGRWMFGPTVREERVVRLSLDPKVGGRFSFVVDRHGQRVDHVGEYLEIDRPNRLVFTWGIAGESTSRVTVALAGDATGCDLTLAHELAPEWADYADRTEAGWRFMMGTLDRELHPSDGCLHPFGNDAVRMERLLPGPIERVWEFLVDPDKRALWLAGGPMETRLGGAVELQFRHADLSAKTAPIPERYKGMEHGHVLRGVVTQLDPPRRLGFTWGLGAQASEVSFELIPQGTLVRLVLTHAKLADDEERRSVTGGWHTHVDTLQDRLQGHEPEAFWTRHAAIEAMYRQREHNG is encoded by the coding sequence ATGCCCCCCCTCACCGTCACGCACCACTTCGACGTGCCCGCCGAGCGCGTGTTCGACAGCTGGCTCGACGCCGCGCTCATCGGCCGCTGGATGTTCGGCCCCACCGTGCGCGAGGAGCGCGTCGTGCGGCTGTCGCTCGACCCGAAGGTCGGCGGGCGCTTCTCGTTCGTGGTCGATCGCCACGGGCAACGGGTGGATCACGTCGGCGAATACCTCGAGATCGACCGGCCGAACCGCCTCGTGTTCACGTGGGGCATCGCGGGCGAAAGCACCTCGCGGGTCACCGTGGCGCTGGCGGGCGACGCCACCGGCTGCGACCTCACCCTCGCCCACGAACTGGCCCCGGAATGGGCCGACTACGCCGACCGGACCGAGGCCGGCTGGCGCTTCATGATGGGCACGCTCGACCGCGAGCTGCACCCGTCCGACGGCTGCCTGCACCCGTTCGGGAACGACGCCGTGCGCATGGAGCGGCTGCTGCCCGGCCCCATCGAGCGGGTGTGGGAATTCCTCGTCGACCCCGACAAGCGGGCGCTGTGGCTGGCCGGCGGCCCGATGGAAACGCGCCTCGGCGGCGCGGTGGAGCTGCAGTTCCGCCACGCCGACCTGTCTGCGAAGACCGCCCCGATTCCCGAGCGGTACAAGGGCATGGAACACGGCCACGTGCTGCGCGGCGTGGTCACCCAGCTCGATCCGCCGCGGCGCCTCGGTTTCACCTGGGGGCTCGGGGCGCAGGCGTCCGAGGTGAGCTTCGAGCTGATTCCCCAGGGCACCCTCGTGCGCCTCGTGCTCACGCACGCGAAGCTCGCCGACGACGAGGAGCGCCGCAGCGTCACCGGCGGCTGGCACACGCACGTCGACACCCTGCAGGACCGGCTGCAGGGCCACGAGCCCGAAGCGTTCTGGACCCGCCACGCCGCCATCGAGGCGATGTACCGGCAGCGGGAGCACAACGGCTAG